A region from the Leopardus geoffroyi isolate Oge1 chromosome E3, O.geoffroyi_Oge1_pat1.0, whole genome shotgun sequence genome encodes:
- the GUSB gene encoding beta-glucuronidase isoform X3, with protein MPVPSSFNDVGQDRQLRSFVGWVWYEREATLPQRWTQDLGTRVVLRIGSAHYYAIVWVNGVHVAEHEGGHLPFEADISKLVQSGPLASCRITIAINNTLTPHTLPPGTILYQTDTSKYPKGYFVQNINFDFFNYAGLHRPVLLYTTPTTYIDDITVSTSVDQDTGLVDYQIFVEGGEHFQLEVRLLDAEGKVVAQGTGGRGQLQVPNAHLWWPYLMHEHPAYLYSLEVRLTAQTAAGSVSDFYTLPVGIRTVAVTEHQFLINGKPFYFHGVNKHEDADIRGKGFDWPLLVKDFNLLRWLGANAFRTSHYPYAEEVMQLCDRYGIVVIDESPGVGIVLVESYSNVSLQHHLEVMEELVRRDKNHPAVVMWSVANEPASFLKPAGYYFKTLIAHTKALDPSRPVTFVTNSNYEADLGAPYVDVICVNSYYSWYHDYGHMEVIQLQLATQFENWYRTYQKPIIQSEYGADTIAGFHQDPPLMFSEEYQKGLLEQYHLVLDQKRKEYVVGELIWNFADFMTNQSPQRVMGNKKGIFTRQRQPKGAAFLLRERYWKLANETRYPWSAVKSQCLENSPFTL; from the exons ATGCCGGTTCCCTCCAGCTTCAATGACGTGGGCCAGGATAGGCAGCTGCGCAGCTTTGTTGGCTGGGTGTGGTACGAGCGGGAGGCGACCCTGCCCCAGCGATGGACTCAGGACCTGGGCACCAGAGTGGTGCTGAGGATTGGCAGCGCCCACTACTATGCCATTGTG TGGGTGAATGGGGTCCACGTGGCAGAGCATGAGGGGGGCCATCTCCCCTTCGAGGCTGACATCAGCAAGCTGGTACAGAGTGGGCCCCTGGCCTCTTGCCGCATTACCATTGCCATCAACAACACGCTCACCCCCCACACTCTGCCGCCAGGGACCATCCTCTACCAGACGGATACCTCCAA GTATCCCAAGGGTTACTTTGTCCAGAACATAAACTTTGACTTCTTCAACTACGCGGGGCTGCATCGGCCCGTGCTCCTCTACACCACACCTACCACCTACATCGATGACATCACCGTCAGCACCAGCGTGGACCAAGACACTG ggctggtggATTACCAGATTTTTGTTGAAGGCGGTGAACACTTTCAACTGGAAGTGCGTCTTCTGGATGCGGAAGGCAAAGTCGTGGCCCAGGGGACAGGGGGTCGGGGCCAGCTGCAGGTGCCCAATGCCCACCTCTGGTGGCCATACCTGATGCATGAGCACCCTGCCTACCTGTACTCATTGGAG GTGAGGTTGACCGCGCAGACGGCAGCTGGGTCTGTGTCTGACTTCTACACTCTCCCCGTGGGGATTCGCACGGTGGCTGTCACAGAGCACCAGTTCCTCATCAATGGGAAACCTTTCTATTTCCACGGGGTCAACAAGCATGAGGATGCAGAT ATCCGAGGGAAGGGCTTTGACTGGCCACTGCTGGTGAAGGACTTCAATTTGCTTCGCTGGCTCGGGGCCAACGCCTTCCGCACCAGCCACTACCCCTATGCGGAGGAGGTGATGCAGCTCTGTGACCGCTATGGGATCGTGGTCATCGACGAGAGTCCCGGTGTGGGCATCGTGCTGGT CGAGAGCTACAGCAACGTGTCTCTGCAGCACCACCTGGAGGTGATGGAGGAGCTGGTGCGCAGGGACAAGAATCACCCGGCTGTTGTGATGTGGTCTGTGGCCAATGAGCCCGCTTCCTTCCTGAAACCTGCCGGTTACTACTTCAA GACGCTGATTGCTCACACCAAAGCCTTGGATCCCTCCCGGCCCGTGACCTTTGTGACCAACTCCAACTATGAAGCAGACCTGGGG GCGCCGTATGTGGACGTCATCTGTGTGAATAGTTACTACTCTTGGTATCATGACTATGGTCACATGGAGGTGATTCAGCTGCAGCTGGCGACCCAGTTTGAGAACTGGTATAGGACCTATCAGAAACCAATAATCCAGAGCGAGTACGGAGCAGACACCATCGCAGGGTTTCACCAG GACCCACCTCTGATGTTCAGCGAGGAATACCAGAAAGGTCTGCTGGAGCAGTATCATTTGGTTCTGGATCAAAAACGCAAAGAATACGTGGTTGGAGAGCTCATCTGGAACTTTGCCGATTTTATGACTAACCAGT CACCGCAGAGAGTAATGGGGAATAAAAAGGGGATCTTCACGCGCCAGAGACAACCAAAAGGGGCAGCGTTCCTTTTGCGAGAGAGATACTGGAAACTTGCCAATGAAACCAGGTATCCCTGGTCAGCTGTGAAGTCACAGTGTTTGGAAAACAGCCCATTTACTCTTTAA
- the GUSB gene encoding beta-glucuronidase isoform X4, translated as MDSGPGHQSGAEDWQRPLLCHCGLVDYQIFVEGGEHFQLEVRLLDAEGKVVAQGTGGRGQLQVPNAHLWWPYLMHEHPAYLYSLEVRLTAQTAAGSVSDFYTLPVGIRTVAVTEHQFLINGKPFYFHGVNKHEDADIRGKGFDWPLLVKDFNLLRWLGANAFRTSHYPYAEEVMQLCDRYGIVVIDESPGVGIVLVESYSNVSLQHHLEVMEELVRRDKNHPAVVMWSVANEPASFLKPAGYYFKTLIAHTKALDPSRPVTFVTNSNYEADLGAPYVDVICVNSYYSWYHDYGHMEVIQLQLATQFENWYRTYQKPIIQSEYGADTIAGFHQDPPLMFSEEYQKGLLEQYHLVLDQKRKEYVVGELIWNFADFMTNQSPQRVMGNKKGIFTRQRQPKGAAFLLRERYWKLANETRYPWSAVKSQCLENSPFTL; from the exons ATGGACTCAGGACCTGGGCACCAGAGTGGTGCTGAGGATTGGCAGCGCCCACTACTATGCCATTGTG ggctggtggATTACCAGATTTTTGTTGAAGGCGGTGAACACTTTCAACTGGAAGTGCGTCTTCTGGATGCGGAAGGCAAAGTCGTGGCCCAGGGGACAGGGGGTCGGGGCCAGCTGCAGGTGCCCAATGCCCACCTCTGGTGGCCATACCTGATGCATGAGCACCCTGCCTACCTGTACTCATTGGAG GTGAGGTTGACCGCGCAGACGGCAGCTGGGTCTGTGTCTGACTTCTACACTCTCCCCGTGGGGATTCGCACGGTGGCTGTCACAGAGCACCAGTTCCTCATCAATGGGAAACCTTTCTATTTCCACGGGGTCAACAAGCATGAGGATGCAGAT ATCCGAGGGAAGGGCTTTGACTGGCCACTGCTGGTGAAGGACTTCAATTTGCTTCGCTGGCTCGGGGCCAACGCCTTCCGCACCAGCCACTACCCCTATGCGGAGGAGGTGATGCAGCTCTGTGACCGCTATGGGATCGTGGTCATCGACGAGAGTCCCGGTGTGGGCATCGTGCTGGT CGAGAGCTACAGCAACGTGTCTCTGCAGCACCACCTGGAGGTGATGGAGGAGCTGGTGCGCAGGGACAAGAATCACCCGGCTGTTGTGATGTGGTCTGTGGCCAATGAGCCCGCTTCCTTCCTGAAACCTGCCGGTTACTACTTCAA GACGCTGATTGCTCACACCAAAGCCTTGGATCCCTCCCGGCCCGTGACCTTTGTGACCAACTCCAACTATGAAGCAGACCTGGGG GCGCCGTATGTGGACGTCATCTGTGTGAATAGTTACTACTCTTGGTATCATGACTATGGTCACATGGAGGTGATTCAGCTGCAGCTGGCGACCCAGTTTGAGAACTGGTATAGGACCTATCAGAAACCAATAATCCAGAGCGAGTACGGAGCAGACACCATCGCAGGGTTTCACCAG GACCCACCTCTGATGTTCAGCGAGGAATACCAGAAAGGTCTGCTGGAGCAGTATCATTTGGTTCTGGATCAAAAACGCAAAGAATACGTGGTTGGAGAGCTCATCTGGAACTTTGCCGATTTTATGACTAACCAGT CACCGCAGAGAGTAATGGGGAATAAAAAGGGGATCTTCACGCGCCAGAGACAACCAAAAGGGGCAGCGTTCCTTTTGCGAGAGAGATACTGGAAACTTGCCAATGAAACCAGGTATCCCTGGTCAGCTGTGAAGTCACAGTGTTTGGAAAACAGCCCATTTACTCTTTAA
- the GUSB gene encoding beta-glucuronidase isoform X2, with the protein MPLWYPKGYFVQNINFDFFNYAGLHRPVLLYTTPTTYIDDITVSTSVDQDTGLVDYQIFVEGGEHFQLEVRLLDAEGKVVAQGTGGRGQLQVPNAHLWWPYLMHEHPAYLYSLEVRLTAQTAAGSVSDFYTLPVGIRTVAVTEHQFLINGKPFYFHGVNKHEDADIRGKGFDWPLLVKDFNLLRWLGANAFRTSHYPYAEEVMQLCDRYGIVVIDESPGVGIVLVESYSNVSLQHHLEVMEELVRRDKNHPAVVMWSVANEPASFLKPAGYYFKTLIAHTKALDPSRPVTFVTNSNYEADLGAPYVDVICVNSYYSWYHDYGHMEVIQLQLATQFENWYRTYQKPIIQSEYGADTIAGFHQDPPLMFSEEYQKGLLEQYHLVLDQKRKEYVVGELIWNFADFMTNQSPQRVMGNKKGIFTRQRQPKGAAFLLRERYWKLANETRYPWSAVKSQCLENSPFTL; encoded by the exons ATGCCATTGTG GTATCCCAAGGGTTACTTTGTCCAGAACATAAACTTTGACTTCTTCAACTACGCGGGGCTGCATCGGCCCGTGCTCCTCTACACCACACCTACCACCTACATCGATGACATCACCGTCAGCACCAGCGTGGACCAAGACACTG ggctggtggATTACCAGATTTTTGTTGAAGGCGGTGAACACTTTCAACTGGAAGTGCGTCTTCTGGATGCGGAAGGCAAAGTCGTGGCCCAGGGGACAGGGGGTCGGGGCCAGCTGCAGGTGCCCAATGCCCACCTCTGGTGGCCATACCTGATGCATGAGCACCCTGCCTACCTGTACTCATTGGAG GTGAGGTTGACCGCGCAGACGGCAGCTGGGTCTGTGTCTGACTTCTACACTCTCCCCGTGGGGATTCGCACGGTGGCTGTCACAGAGCACCAGTTCCTCATCAATGGGAAACCTTTCTATTTCCACGGGGTCAACAAGCATGAGGATGCAGAT ATCCGAGGGAAGGGCTTTGACTGGCCACTGCTGGTGAAGGACTTCAATTTGCTTCGCTGGCTCGGGGCCAACGCCTTCCGCACCAGCCACTACCCCTATGCGGAGGAGGTGATGCAGCTCTGTGACCGCTATGGGATCGTGGTCATCGACGAGAGTCCCGGTGTGGGCATCGTGCTGGT CGAGAGCTACAGCAACGTGTCTCTGCAGCACCACCTGGAGGTGATGGAGGAGCTGGTGCGCAGGGACAAGAATCACCCGGCTGTTGTGATGTGGTCTGTGGCCAATGAGCCCGCTTCCTTCCTGAAACCTGCCGGTTACTACTTCAA GACGCTGATTGCTCACACCAAAGCCTTGGATCCCTCCCGGCCCGTGACCTTTGTGACCAACTCCAACTATGAAGCAGACCTGGGG GCGCCGTATGTGGACGTCATCTGTGTGAATAGTTACTACTCTTGGTATCATGACTATGGTCACATGGAGGTGATTCAGCTGCAGCTGGCGACCCAGTTTGAGAACTGGTATAGGACCTATCAGAAACCAATAATCCAGAGCGAGTACGGAGCAGACACCATCGCAGGGTTTCACCAG GACCCACCTCTGATGTTCAGCGAGGAATACCAGAAAGGTCTGCTGGAGCAGTATCATTTGGTTCTGGATCAAAAACGCAAAGAATACGTGGTTGGAGAGCTCATCTGGAACTTTGCCGATTTTATGACTAACCAGT CACCGCAGAGAGTAATGGGGAATAAAAAGGGGATCTTCACGCGCCAGAGACAACCAAAAGGGGCAGCGTTCCTTTTGCGAGAGAGATACTGGAAACTTGCCAATGAAACCAGGTATCCCTGGTCAGCTGTGAAGTCACAGTGTTTGGAAAACAGCCCATTTACTCTTTAA
- the GUSB gene encoding beta-glucuronidase isoform X1, with protein sequence MLRGPAAVWAALGPLLWACGLALRGGMLYPRESPSRERKELNGLWSFRADFSENRRQGFEQQWYRTPLRESGPTLDMPVPSSFNDVGQDRQLRSFVGWVWYEREATLPQRWTQDLGTRVVLRIGSAHYYAIVWVNGVHVAEHEGGHLPFEADISKLVQSGPLASCRITIAINNTLTPHTLPPGTILYQTDTSKYPKGYFVQNINFDFFNYAGLHRPVLLYTTPTTYIDDITVSTSVDQDTGLVDYQIFVEGGEHFQLEVRLLDAEGKVVAQGTGGRGQLQVPNAHLWWPYLMHEHPAYLYSLEVRLTAQTAAGSVSDFYTLPVGIRTVAVTEHQFLINGKPFYFHGVNKHEDADIRGKGFDWPLLVKDFNLLRWLGANAFRTSHYPYAEEVMQLCDRYGIVVIDESPGVGIVLVESYSNVSLQHHLEVMEELVRRDKNHPAVVMWSVANEPASFLKPAGYYFKTLIAHTKALDPSRPVTFVTNSNYEADLGAPYVDVICVNSYYSWYHDYGHMEVIQLQLATQFENWYRTYQKPIIQSEYGADTIAGFHQDPPLMFSEEYQKGLLEQYHLVLDQKRKEYVVGELIWNFADFMTNQSPQRVMGNKKGIFTRQRQPKGAAFLLRERYWKLANETRYPWSAVKSQCLENSPFTL encoded by the exons ATGCTCCGGGGGCCGGCGGCGGTCTGGGCGGCGCTCGGCCCGCTGCTTTGGGCCTGCGGGCTGGCGCTGCGGGGCGGGATGCTCTACCCCCGGGAGAGCCCGTCGCGGGAGCGCAAGGAGTTGAACGGCCTCTGGAGCTTCCGCGCCGACTTCTCCGAGAACCGGCGCCAGGGCTTCGAGCAGCAGTGGTACCGGACGCCGCTGCGCGAG TCGGGCCCCACCCTGGACATGCCGGTTCCCTCCAGCTTCAATGACGTGGGCCAGGATAGGCAGCTGCGCAGCTTTGTTGGCTGGGTGTGGTACGAGCGGGAGGCGACCCTGCCCCAGCGATGGACTCAGGACCTGGGCACCAGAGTGGTGCTGAGGATTGGCAGCGCCCACTACTATGCCATTGTG TGGGTGAATGGGGTCCACGTGGCAGAGCATGAGGGGGGCCATCTCCCCTTCGAGGCTGACATCAGCAAGCTGGTACAGAGTGGGCCCCTGGCCTCTTGCCGCATTACCATTGCCATCAACAACACGCTCACCCCCCACACTCTGCCGCCAGGGACCATCCTCTACCAGACGGATACCTCCAA GTATCCCAAGGGTTACTTTGTCCAGAACATAAACTTTGACTTCTTCAACTACGCGGGGCTGCATCGGCCCGTGCTCCTCTACACCACACCTACCACCTACATCGATGACATCACCGTCAGCACCAGCGTGGACCAAGACACTG ggctggtggATTACCAGATTTTTGTTGAAGGCGGTGAACACTTTCAACTGGAAGTGCGTCTTCTGGATGCGGAAGGCAAAGTCGTGGCCCAGGGGACAGGGGGTCGGGGCCAGCTGCAGGTGCCCAATGCCCACCTCTGGTGGCCATACCTGATGCATGAGCACCCTGCCTACCTGTACTCATTGGAG GTGAGGTTGACCGCGCAGACGGCAGCTGGGTCTGTGTCTGACTTCTACACTCTCCCCGTGGGGATTCGCACGGTGGCTGTCACAGAGCACCAGTTCCTCATCAATGGGAAACCTTTCTATTTCCACGGGGTCAACAAGCATGAGGATGCAGAT ATCCGAGGGAAGGGCTTTGACTGGCCACTGCTGGTGAAGGACTTCAATTTGCTTCGCTGGCTCGGGGCCAACGCCTTCCGCACCAGCCACTACCCCTATGCGGAGGAGGTGATGCAGCTCTGTGACCGCTATGGGATCGTGGTCATCGACGAGAGTCCCGGTGTGGGCATCGTGCTGGT CGAGAGCTACAGCAACGTGTCTCTGCAGCACCACCTGGAGGTGATGGAGGAGCTGGTGCGCAGGGACAAGAATCACCCGGCTGTTGTGATGTGGTCTGTGGCCAATGAGCCCGCTTCCTTCCTGAAACCTGCCGGTTACTACTTCAA GACGCTGATTGCTCACACCAAAGCCTTGGATCCCTCCCGGCCCGTGACCTTTGTGACCAACTCCAACTATGAAGCAGACCTGGGG GCGCCGTATGTGGACGTCATCTGTGTGAATAGTTACTACTCTTGGTATCATGACTATGGTCACATGGAGGTGATTCAGCTGCAGCTGGCGACCCAGTTTGAGAACTGGTATAGGACCTATCAGAAACCAATAATCCAGAGCGAGTACGGAGCAGACACCATCGCAGGGTTTCACCAG GACCCACCTCTGATGTTCAGCGAGGAATACCAGAAAGGTCTGCTGGAGCAGTATCATTTGGTTCTGGATCAAAAACGCAAAGAATACGTGGTTGGAGAGCTCATCTGGAACTTTGCCGATTTTATGACTAACCAGT CACCGCAGAGAGTAATGGGGAATAAAAAGGGGATCTTCACGCGCCAGAGACAACCAAAAGGGGCAGCGTTCCTTTTGCGAGAGAGATACTGGAAACTTGCCAATGAAACCAGGTATCCCTGGTCAGCTGTGAAGTCACAGTGTTTGGAAAACAGCCCATTTACTCTTTAA